The Streptomyces capitiformicae genome contains the following window.
GGCCTTGGAGAAGAACTCCAGCGAGCCGAACATTCCGCCGGGGGCCCGGCCCCGGGCGCACTCGGCGGCCAGGACCGACAGGCCCACCATGCCGAGCGTGAGGCCCGCGCCGAGCAGCAGCCGTACGGCGATCAGCGCGGGCAGGGTGCCGGCGACGCCGTGCCCGGCCAGGCCGAGGGCTATCAGGGCGAAGCCGAGGGCCACGCCGTGCCGGGGGCGGGTGCGTATCACGCCGTGCACGGCCATCGCCGAGACCAGGTAGCAGAGGTGGGGCAGGGCGAACAGCAGGCCGGAGAGGGCGGCGGAGGCGTTCGGGAGGCGCTCTTCGACGAGGGAGATCAGGTAGGGGAAGGAGATGACCGTGGAGAACACGAAGGCGAACTCCAGCGCGTACAGCCTGCGCAGTGCCGTCGCCGGGGCGATGTCGGTGGTCTCCGCCTCCTGTTCCCGCTCCGCCGTGGCGGTCTCGCCCGGTTCGGGCAGCGCGGCCAGGAGGAGGGCCGCGGCGAGCGGGAGCAGGGCGAGGAGGGCGTACTGGCGATGCGGTGACATCCACGGCGACAGCGCGCCGACGACGATCGGGGCGAACACCAGCGCGGCCCGTGCGCTGCCCTGCATGAGGGTCAGGGCCTTCGACAGGTGGGCGCCCTCCAGCGCGGCGCCCAGGTAGCCGTTGGAGGCGGCGAACGTGCCGCCGAGGACGCCCTGGAGCACCAGCGCCACCGTGAACATGGTGAGTGAGTCCGCCCACCCGGCGAGCAGGAAGGAGACGGCGAGGCCCAACTGGGCCCGCAGCAGCAGCCGTTTTCGTCCGAAGCGGTCGGCGAGCCGCCCCCACAGGGGTGCCGCGATCGCGCTGAACACGGTCGGCACCACGTACAGCACCCCCGCCCAGCGGGCCGTGCGGTCACCCAACCCGGGCAGTATCTCGGTGAAGAACGGCGGCAGCCCCAGCGCGGCGAACGACGCCACGAAGTAGCAGGCGGCCACGGCGTGCACCTGGCGCCGGCCGAACGCGGGGCGCGGCATCGGGAGCGCCTCGGCGGTCATGCCGAACCACCGCCCGGAAGCAGGTAGTTGGGTCCGGTGGTGTAGTGCTTGTTGATGTCGGCGGCGCCCGAGCGCTCCTTGCTGAGCAGGGTCCCGGCGGTCACCATCGCCTTCACCGGCAGTTCGGGCGCGTGCAGCACCCGTCGGCGCAGTACGGCCGCCGCGTCGCCGCCGAGCCGGTCGACGGCCTCGGTGAGCCGGGTCCGTACGAGGTCCAGCAGCGACGGGAGGGGGGCGCGGCCGTGTCGGGCGAGGCCGAACGCGTAGGCGCCGGCGCACAGATGAAGGGTGATGGTGGTGAACACGTCGGCCACGGCGCGGTCGTCGGGGCCGAAGGTCCGTGCGTCGTCGAAGCCCCAGGTCCCCCCACCTTCGCCGAGTCCGGCCACCAGGCGGGCGGTGTTGACGCGCGGCCCGTCGTTGTCCTTCAGCAGCAGGCGCAGGTCGCCGGGTTCGGGGCCGAAGACCAGGGAGATGTTCTGCTGGTGCGACTCCAGCGCTATGCCGTAGCCGAAGAGCGTGGTCTGCCAGTCGAACAGCAGGGTGAGCACCGCGTCCAGCAGGGCGGTCACGTCGCCGCCGTGGAAGCGGTCGGCGAGGTGGTCGACGACCAGTCCGCCGCCGGGGGCCTCGGCGAGGAGGGCGGCCAGGGGGACGACGACCGAGTCGTCGAGGCCGGCCGGGTAACGGCGGCAGAGCACGGCGAGCAGTTCGTGTCCGGCGTGGGCGTACACGGTCTCGTCGGCGTGCAGGACGGTGTCCTTGAAGCGTGGCTCGCGGTCGATCACCGCTTGCAGCAGCCGCTGTCCGGCGGCGCCGTCGACGAGGGTGCCGGGTTTGATGGAGCGCTTGTTGCGCAGGCCCAGCGTGGCTGTCGCCAGGGGCAGTTTGAGGTGCAGCGAGGGGGCGGCGACGGGGGCGACCGTACGCATCGAGAGGGTGGGGACGACATCGAGGTACGCCCAGTCGGCGAGGACGGCGCGGTCCGCGAGTCCGGTCTCCCGGAGTGCCGCGTCGAGCGGCTCACCGACGGTCAACGGGTGGACGGGCAGGGCGACATGGGTGTGGTCGAGGTCCGCGAGGCCGAGGGCGGAGGGGGTCGGCCAGCCGTCCGGCAGGGGTCCGGCGACGGTGACCGACTCGCGGGGCAGGGCGAGCCACTGGAGTGCGAAGCTCGGGTGGAACTCGGGGGCGTGGTCCCGTAGTTGGTTCTCCCCGAGACCCGAGCGGCCGCGCGCGGTCGGGTAGACCGGGTGGTCGAGGCGCGCGGCGAGGGTCTCGTACGCCAGGCCGCCGCGCAGGCCCGTCCAGTCGGCGAGGTCGGGGCCGTAGAGCGCGATGAGTCCGTCCGCCACGTCCCGCCCCGTCGCGTCGTGCAGCCGCATCGTCGCGAGGGTCTGGCGGCACTCCTCGGTGAAGGCGTCGAAGCCGTCGCGGTCGACGGGGTCGGCCAGGGCACGCAGCTCGGCGAGGACGGTGTCGCAGGTCGTGAGGTGCGTGCCGTCCGACTCCCGTAGCAGCAGCGGCAGTCGGGCGGCGTACGCGGACTGGAAGCCGTCCTCGGTGACGGGCAGCAGCAGGGCGTCGTCACCGTCGACGGGCAGGCACAGCCAGGGGCCGTCCGGGCGTTCGACGAGCGTGCTGCGGCTGCGGAGGCCGACGACGTCCTCACGGAGCAGGGCGCCGAGCACCCGGGTGAGGAGTTCTGCTTCGGCGGTGTCCGTGGTCTCGGGTGCCACGGCTGTGGCGACGGCGGTCACGGCTGGATCTCCCAGCGCTGGGCGGCGAGGAAGTCGGCGACCACCCGGTCCACGGTCTCCTGGCCGGTGCCGGTCGCGCGGAGTACGCCCAGGTAGTCGCGGTTGGTCTGGTACAGCTCGTGGCGTTCGCCGACGGGGCGCAGCGGACGGTACGTCAGGTGCACGCCGTCCACGGTGAGTTCGGTGGCCGCGGGGGCCGCGACGAGCGTTCCGGCGCGGTCGGCGCACGGGTACTCCAGGCGGGCCGCGCCGTCGCGCCGGAACTCCAGGTCCGCGGGGAGTGCCTCGCCGAGGTGGGTGCGCAGGATGTTCTCGAAGAGCGGGAGGTCGAGGAGCTGGGCGAGCAGCAGATCGCACTGGTCGCCGATGGCGCGGTAGTTGACCTCGATGATGCGGGCCCGGCCTTCGTGCACGACGAACTCGGTGTGGCAGGCGCCGAAGCCGACGCCCAGCGCGTCGAGTTGGGCGAGGATCTGGGCGACGACCGGCTCGGGGTGGGCCGGCACGAAGGTCAGCCGCTCCTCGATGAAGTAGGGCGGCGGGGACAGTTCGGTGTGGAAGCCGCCGAGGACGTGCCGAACGCGTCCGTCGCCGAGGGTCTCCAGGGTGTACAGCTCGCCCGGCAGGTACTCCTCGACGACCAGGGTGACGCCGGGGCGGCGGGCCAGGATGTCCTTGCCGCGCGCCACGAGGTCCCCGGGGGTGTCGACCAGCACGACGTCCTCACTGGCCACGCCCTCGCGGGGCTTGACGACACAGGGGTAGGGCGCGTCGCGGACGACCGGGCCGGTGAGGTCGGCCGGGTCGGTGATCTCGGCGGACCAGACGGTGTCGGCGCCGGCGGCGGACAGATGGCGGCGCATCTCGCCCTTGTCCTTGGTGCGCAGGGTGGCCCGCCAGTCCTTGCCGGGAAGTCCGAAGTACTGGGCGGCGAGGGCGGCCTGGGTCTGGAGGTGGTCGCTGTTGGTGAAGACCGCGTCGGGGCGGTCGTGGGTGGAGATCCGGGTGACGACGGCGCGGAAGTCGCGTACGTCGCACTCCAGGATCTCGATGTCCGGGTACCGCGTGTACGTGCTGCGGTGGGCGTCGGGCTGGTCGGTGAGGACGGTGACGTCGAGGCCGAGCCGGGCGGCGGCGGGCAGGAAGCCCTCGGTGACGGAGTCGGTGGGGTTCAGGGCGAGCAGGTACAGGCGCATGGGAGGGTGCACGGCTTCCGCTGGCGGGTGGGGGGGTGGGCGGGGCGGGCCGCCCTCGTAGTGGGGCCCGCCCCGGGTACTGCGGCGGTTACTGCTTGGGCAGTTCGACGCCGGTGGCCTTGGCCACGTCGGCGAGCATCTCCTCGGCCGCCTGGACGCCGATGCCGGACATCCAGGTCTCGTCCGCGACCTCGAAGACCTTGTCATCCTTGACGGCGGGCAGGTCCTTCCAGACCGGGTTGGAGGTGACCTGCTTCTGCTGGGTCTTGTCCGGGGTGTCGGCGGTGGTGACGAAGATCAGGTCGGCGTCGGCCTGGTCGATCTCCTCGGGGCTGACGTCCTTCATGGTCACGGCCGGATCGTCGGACACCTGCGACTTCGGGCGCTGGAAGCCGATGTCGTTCAGGACGACACCGCTGTAGGAGTTGGAGGCGTACAGACGGGTCGGGCCGGCGACGAAGCGGACCACGGAGACGGTCGGCATGGCGCCGTCCTTCTTCTCGATGGCCTCACCGAGCGCCTTGGCCTGCGTCTCGTACGCCTTCAGCTTGGCCTCGGCCTCGTCCTCCAGGCCCAGGGCCTCGGCGTGGACCTTGAGGTTCTCCTTCCACACACCGCCGGTGGTCTCGGTGAAGACGGTCGGGGCGATGGCGCTGAGCTTGTCGTAGACCTTCTCGTGGCGGACCTTGGAGGACAGGATCAGGTCGGGCTTGAGGGAGGCGATCTTCTCCAGGTTCGGCTCCAGGAGCGGGCCGACGTCCGTGGTGTTCTTGAGGTCGGCCTCCAGATACGCCGGGAAGCCGCCCTCGGTCTTGAAGTGCGGGGCGACGGCGCCGACCGGGTCGATGCCGAGCAGGGTGACGTCGTCCAGTTCGCCGGTGTCGAGGACGACGACCTTCTTCGGCTGGGACGGGATCTTGACGTCGCCCATCACCGTCTTGAGGGTGCGCGGGAAGGCGGCGCTGTCGGCGCCGGCCTGGGTGGTGTCGGTCGTCTTGGTGGAGTCGCCGTTGCCGCAGGCGGCCAGGACGCCCGTACCGAGCACGACGGCGAGCAGCGCGGCGACGGGCCGGCCGATTCCGCGCAGGGGAGATCGCTTGAGCATGAGGAGTACTTTCTCGTCGACGTACGGATGTACGGGATGTACGGGATGAATCGGAGGCACCTGGGGCCCAGGGACATACCGGATGTGAGCGATGAGCGGTCAGGCGGACGCGGTGATGTGCCGTGCCGCGCTGCCTTTCGGGACGACCAGCGGTGTGCCGGTCTCCGGGTCGGGGATGACCCGGCATTCCACGTCGAACACGGATCTGACGAGGTCCGCGTCGAGGACCTCGCCCGGCGCGCCGGCGGCGGCGAGGCGACCGTCCTTGAGCACGACCATGTGGTCGGCGTAACGGGCGGCCTGTCCGAGGTCGTGCAGCACCATCACCACGGTGCGGCCGGCCTCGGCGTGCAGGGCGGCGACCAGGTCGAGGACGTCGAGCTGGTGCCGCAGATCGAGGAAGGTGGTCGGTTCGTCGAGCAGGAGCAACTCGGTGTCCTGCGCCAACGCCAGGGCTATCCAGGCGCGTTGGCGCTGGCCGCCGGAGAGCCGGTCGACCGGCTGGTCCCGCAGCGCCGCCGTGCCGGTCCGCTCCAGCGCCTCGTCCACCGCCCGCTGGTCGGCGGCCGACCAGGGGCTCAGCAGCCGCTGGTGGGGATACCGGCCGAGTCGTACGAGCGCCTCGACGGTGATCGCCTCCGGGGTGACCGGCTGCTGCGGCAGCAGGCCCATCCGGAGTGCCAGCGCCCGGGCGGACATGCGGTGGATGTCGGCACCGTCGAGGGTGACTGAGCCGGCGGTGGGCGCGAGCAGTCGGCTCAGGCCCCTCAACAGGGTCGATTTCCCACAGGCGTTGGGGCCGACGATGGCTGTGACGGCACCGCCGGGGAGCGTCAGGTCGAGCCCGCCGACCACGAGGCGCTCGCCGTAGCGCAGGTCGAGCCCCTGGGTGGAGAGCTGGTTGGTGGGAGGCATATGGGGCTCCTGGGGACGAGCGGGGCGAGGCTCCGGCCGTCCGGCCGGGATCGGGTTCGGGTTCGGGTTCGGATCGCTGAGGCCGCTCATGCGCCACTCCCCCGCACCGGCTTGCTCTGCCGGAGCATCAGGACCAGCAGCCAGGGCGCGCCGAGGGTGGCGGTGGCGGCGCCGACCGGGAGGCCCTCGATCGGCAGCAGGTGCTGGACGACCAGGTCGGCGCCGAGCAGCAGGACGGCTCCGGTGAGGGCGGCCAGGGCGAGGGTCGTGGCGGCGGGCGGGCCGGTGAGGAAGCGGACGATGTGCGGTACGGCGAGGGCGACGAAGGTGACGGGACCGGCGAGGGCGGCCGCCAGCGAGGCCAACGCGACAGCGATGAGGAGGAGTTGGAGGCGGGCGGCGGAAGTGTTGAGGCCGAGGGCGCCCGCCGAGTCGTCGCCCAGGTCGAGCACGGCCAGGCGGCGGTTGGTGACCAGGGCGGCGGCGAGGGCGAGCAGCACGGCCGCGGCCGCGCCCCACACCTCGGTCCAGGTCCGCCCGTACACGGACCCAGTCGTCCACTGGAACGCCGAGCCGGCGAGCTCGGCCGGGAAGCGCACGATCATCAGGTTCACCGCGGCGGCGAGGCCCGCCTGGACGGCGAGGCCGGTGAGGACGAGCCGGGTGACGGCGAGCCCGGAGCGCCAGGCGAACACGCCGAGCAGCAGGGCGGCCAGCAGACCGCCCGCCAACGCGCCGACAGGGATGAGCAGTTGGGAGGCGCCGGCCGCCAGCAGCGCGACCGCGCCGAACGAGGCCCCGCCGGTCACGCCCATCACGTCCGGGGACGCCAGGGGGTTGCGGAAGAGCCGCTGCAGGACGCAGCCCGCCGCGCCGAGACCAGCCCCGGCGACGATGGCGGCGACGGCACGCGGCGCACGGAACTCCTGCACCACCAGCACATCTCCCGGATCGCCGAGCCCGGCCAGCGCGCGGAGCGCGACGGACGCGGGCATGCCCATCTCCCCGGTGGAGACGGAGACCGTGAGCAGGACCAGCAGGACGAGGAGGCCGGTCGTGCCGTAGGCGAGGAGGCGGCCGCGGCCGGGCGTGCGGCGCGCGTCCCGTCGTACGACCGCCTTGTACGTCAGCGTCATCGGGCGACCTTCCGGGCGAGCAGGGCCAGCAGCGGGGCGCCCAGGAAGGCGGTGACGATGCCGACTTCGAGTTCCGCCGGGCGGATGACGAGGCGGCCGAGGACGTCGGCGGTGAGCAGGAGCAGGGGGCCGGCGATCAGGCAGCCGGGGACGAGCAGTCGGTGGTCGCCGCCGAGGAGCGGGCGTACGAGGTGGGGGGCGGCGAGTCCGATGAAGGCGACGGGGCCGGCCACGGCCACCGCGGAACCGGCGAGCAGGACGACCGCGATGCCGCCGACCAGCCGGACACGGGCGACCGGGACACCGAGTGCCTGGGCCGCATCGTCGCCGAGGGCCAGGGCGTTGAGTGCCGGCGTCACGGCCAGCGCGAGCAGCAGACCGAGGACCAGGGTCGGCAGTACCGGCCACAGTGTGTCGAGTGGGCGTCCGGCGATGGATCCGGCCAGCCAGAAGCGTGCCTCGTCGAGGGTGCGCTGGCTGGCCAGCATCACCGCCGACGTCCAGGACAGCAGGACGAGATGGAGGACCGTGCCGCCGACGGCGAGCCGAACCGGGTCGATGTCTCCGGCCCGTTGCGCCAGCGCCTGGACGAAGACGGCGGCAGCGGCGGCTCCGGCGAAGGCGAACCACACGTACTCGACCGGGTCGGTGAGCCGGAGGGCGAAGATGGCGACGACGACCGCGAAACCGGCACCCGCGTTGATCCCGAGGGTGTGCGGTGAGGCGAGCGGGTTGCGGGTGATGCCCTGGGCCACGGCTCCCGCGGCCCCGAGCGCCGCACCGACCGCGAGGCCGATGACCGTGCGCGGCACCCGAAGCCCCGTCACCGCCAGCGCGTCACGCCCCTGTCCGTGACCCGACAGCGCGTCGAGCACGGTGGACAGTGGTACGGAGCGGGCACCGAGGGCGAGGCTCAGCGCGGCACACAGCGCCAGTGCGGCGATGCCGCCGAGGAGCAGGGGCAGGTGCCGGAAGGCACGCAGGGGTACGCCGGACGGCGCGGCCCGTTCGGTCACAGTCACGAAACGTGAGCTTAGGTTAGGCATGCTTTAGTTATCAAGGCTGCGCAATCCCTGTGACGCACACCGCCCTGGATCAACCCGCGAGTAACTCGGCTGGCCAGTACGGCAACACACCGATGCACACCCCGTTTGGCCATCGGGACACGATCTTGCGGCTAAGGTAAGCCTTGCTTTCCTGCACCACCAAACGCCCTCACGCTCTGGAGTTGCCGATGATCGCGGCACCCCCGAAGACCGCCCGACCCGGCACCGCCCCACATGTCCCCGGCCTCCTCGCCGCCGCCTACCGCCGTCTGGACGCGGTGTGCGAGGCGC
Protein-coding sequences here:
- a CDS encoding MFS transporter, translating into MTAEALPMPRPAFGRRQVHAVAACYFVASFAALGLPPFFTEILPGLGDRTARWAGVLYVVPTVFSAIAAPLWGRLADRFGRKRLLLRAQLGLAVSFLLAGWADSLTMFTVALVLQGVLGGTFAASNGYLGAALEGAHLSKALTLMQGSARAALVFAPIVVGALSPWMSPHRQYALLALLPLAAALLLAALPEPGETATAEREQEAETTDIAPATALRRLYALEFAFVFSTVISFPYLISLVEERLPNASAALSGLLFALPHLCYLVSAMAVHGVIRTRPRHGVALGFALIALGLAGHGVAGTLPALIAVRLLLGAGLTLGMVGLSVLAAECARGRAPGGMFGSLEFFSKAGAVAAGVTAAVGSAHFGPAAPVLIGGAIAALTTLATLLPPHPRTRWSH
- a CDS encoding IucA/IucC family protein, yielding MTAVATAVAPETTDTAEAELLTRVLGALLREDVVGLRSRSTLVERPDGPWLCLPVDGDDALLLPVTEDGFQSAYAARLPLLLRESDGTHLTTCDTVLAELRALADPVDRDGFDAFTEECRQTLATMRLHDATGRDVADGLIALYGPDLADWTGLRGGLAYETLAARLDHPVYPTARGRSGLGENQLRDHAPEFHPSFALQWLALPRESVTVAGPLPDGWPTPSALGLADLDHTHVALPVHPLTVGEPLDAALRETGLADRAVLADWAYLDVVPTLSMRTVAPVAAPSLHLKLPLATATLGLRNKRSIKPGTLVDGAAGQRLLQAVIDREPRFKDTVLHADETVYAHAGHELLAVLCRRYPAGLDDSVVVPLAALLAEAPGGGLVVDHLADRFHGGDVTALLDAVLTLLFDWQTTLFGYGIALESHQQNISLVFGPEPGDLRLLLKDNDGPRVNTARLVAGLGEGGGTWGFDDARTFGPDDRAVADVFTTITLHLCAGAYAFGLARHGRAPLPSLLDLVRTRLTEAVDRLGGDAAAVLRRRVLHAPELPVKAMVTAGTLLSKERSGAADINKHYTTGPNYLLPGGGSA
- a CDS encoding ATP-grasp domain-containing protein; this encodes MRLYLLALNPTDSVTEGFLPAAARLGLDVTVLTDQPDAHRSTYTRYPDIEILECDVRDFRAVVTRISTHDRPDAVFTNSDHLQTQAALAAQYFGLPGKDWRATLRTKDKGEMRRHLSAAGADTVWSAEITDPADLTGPVVRDAPYPCVVKPREGVASEDVVLVDTPGDLVARGKDILARRPGVTLVVEEYLPGELYTLETLGDGRVRHVLGGFHTELSPPPYFIEERLTFVPAHPEPVVAQILAQLDALGVGFGACHTEFVVHEGRARIIEVNYRAIGDQCDLLLAQLLDLPLFENILRTHLGEALPADLEFRRDGAARLEYPCADRAGTLVAAPAATELTVDGVHLTYRPLRPVGERHELYQTNRDYLGVLRATGTGQETVDRVVADFLAAQRWEIQP
- a CDS encoding ABC transporter substrate-binding protein, which gives rise to MLKRSPLRGIGRPVAALLAVVLGTGVLAACGNGDSTKTTDTTQAGADSAAFPRTLKTVMGDVKIPSQPKKVVVLDTGELDDVTLLGIDPVGAVAPHFKTEGGFPAYLEADLKNTTDVGPLLEPNLEKIASLKPDLILSSKVRHEKVYDKLSAIAPTVFTETTGGVWKENLKVHAEALGLEDEAEAKLKAYETQAKALGEAIEKKDGAMPTVSVVRFVAGPTRLYASNSYSGVVLNDIGFQRPKSQVSDDPAVTMKDVSPEEIDQADADLIFVTTADTPDKTQQKQVTSNPVWKDLPAVKDDKVFEVADETWMSGIGVQAAEEMLADVAKATGVELPKQ
- a CDS encoding ABC transporter ATP-binding protein: MPPTNQLSTQGLDLRYGERLVVGGLDLTLPGGAVTAIVGPNACGKSTLLRGLSRLLAPTAGSVTLDGADIHRMSARALALRMGLLPQQPVTPEAITVEALVRLGRYPHQRLLSPWSAADQRAVDEALERTGTAALRDQPVDRLSGGQRQRAWIALALAQDTELLLLDEPTTFLDLRHQLDVLDLVAALHAEAGRTVVMVLHDLGQAARYADHMVVLKDGRLAAAGAPGEVLDADLVRSVFDVECRVIPDPETGTPLVVPKGSAARHITASA
- a CDS encoding iron ABC transporter permease; protein product: MTLTYKAVVRRDARRTPGRGRLLAYGTTGLLVLLVLLTVSVSTGEMGMPASVALRALAGLGDPGDVLVVQEFRAPRAVAAIVAGAGLGAAGCVLQRLFRNPLASPDVMGVTGGASFGAVALLAAGASQLLIPVGALAGGLLAALLLGVFAWRSGLAVTRLVLTGLAVQAGLAAAVNLMIVRFPAELAGSAFQWTTGSVYGRTWTEVWGAAAAVLLALAAALVTNRRLAVLDLGDDSAGALGLNTSAARLQLLLIAVALASLAAALAGPVTFVALAVPHIVRFLTGPPAATTLALAALTGAVLLLGADLVVQHLLPIEGLPVGAATATLGAPWLLVLMLRQSKPVRGSGA
- a CDS encoding FecCD family ABC transporter permease, giving the protein MTERAAPSGVPLRAFRHLPLLLGGIAALALCAALSLALGARSVPLSTVLDALSGHGQGRDALAVTGLRVPRTVIGLAVGAALGAAGAVAQGITRNPLASPHTLGINAGAGFAVVVAIFALRLTDPVEYVWFAFAGAAAAAVFVQALAQRAGDIDPVRLAVGGTVLHLVLLSWTSAVMLASQRTLDEARFWLAGSIAGRPLDTLWPVLPTLVLGLLLALAVTPALNALALGDDAAQALGVPVARVRLVGGIAVVLLAGSAVAVAGPVAFIGLAAPHLVRPLLGGDHRLLVPGCLIAGPLLLLTADVLGRLVIRPAELEVGIVTAFLGAPLLALLARKVAR